From the genome of Streptomyces sp. S4.7:
AGCACTCGTCGCACCGCTCGTTTCGCTTTCCTCTCGGGGCAAGGAGGTCGAGTCGTGTTGTTCATGGATCGCCGGGACGCCGGCCGTCGGCTGGCCGGTTCTCTGGGGCACCTCGGGGGCACCGGGATCGTGGTGCTGGGTCTGCCCCGTGGAGGGGTTCCGGTCGCCGCCGCGGTCGCCGAGGCGCTGGACGCGCCCCTGGACGTCTGTCTCGTACGCAAGCTGGGCGTGCCGTTCCACCAGGAGCTGGGGATGGGGGCGATCGGCGAGGGCGGCGTCCGCGTGATCAACGACGAGGTGGTGCGCATGACGGGCGTCACCGAGGACGAGCTGGCCGGTGTCGAGGCCCATGAGCGGCAGGTGCTGGAGAGCCGCGCCCGCCGGTACCGGGGCGGACGCGCGCCGATCGGGCTGGAGGGGCGCACGGTGCTGGTGGTCGACGACGGGGTGGCCACGGGGTCCACGGCTCGCGCGGCCTGCCGGATCGCCCGCGCCCGGGGGGCCGAGCGGATCGTGCTGGCCGTCCCCGTGGCGCCGCGGAACTGGACCGAGCGGATGGGCTCCGACGCCGACGAACTCGTCTGTCCGCACACCCCGCGCGACTTCTACGCGATCGGACAGTTCTACGTCGACTTCGCCCAGACCGACGACGACGAGGTCGTCGCCTGCCTGGCCGAGGCCGGCGATCGCCCGGCGGACGGCCGCCGGGCCGGATCAGGGCCTGTGGACATGGCCGGCGGGGATCGCCAAGCGTACCGGCCAGGGGGCGGTGAGGTGGGCGGTGAGATGGGCAGAGAGGCGTACATACGGATCGGCGGCGCGACGCTGCGCGGGCGGCTGACCGTCCCCGAGGGCGCGGCCGGGGTCGTCGTGTTCGCACACGGCAGTGGCAGCAGCCGGCACAGCCCGCGCAACCGTTTCGTCGCGACCGGACTGAACCGGGCCGGCCTCGGCACCCTGCTGTTCGACCTGCTCACCGAGGAGGAAGAGGCGGACCGGGCCAACGTCTTCGACACCGGGCTGCTGGCCGGACGGCTCACCGATGCCACCGGCTGGCTGCGCGGACAGCCCGAATGCGAGGGGCCGGCCGTGGGGTACTTCGGTGCCAGCACCGGTGCCGGGGCCGCGCTCTGGTCGGCCGCCGAGCCGGACGCCCGTATCGCCGCCGTGGTCTCGCGGGGCGGCAGGCCCGATCTGGCCGGGCCCCGGTTGCCGGAGGTGACCGCGCCCACGCTGCTGGTCGTCGGTGGCGACGACCTTCAGGTGATCGACCTCAACCGCGCGGCCCGGTCCCGGCTGCACTGCGAGAACCGGCTCGCGGTCGTTCCCGGTGCCACGCATCTCTTCGAGGAGACCGGCGCCCTGGAGCGGGTCACCGAGCTGGCCGGTGACTGGTTCACGGACCACATGACCCCGGCCGCTCACACGGCGGCGGGCTTCTGACCCACCCCCGGACGCCCCCTCGAACGCCACCCCCGGACGCCGGCTCCGGACGCCACCTCCGGACGCCCCCTCGAACGCCACCCCCCGACGCCGGCTCCGGACGCCACCCCCGGACCTCGGCGCCGGACGCCGTTGTCCGGCGTCAGCGTTCCGGCGCGGCCGCCGCCACCGTCGGCGGACCCCAACTCGTCAGCAGCCGGAGGTTCTCGGACGCCGACGACCCCGGGAGCGCGTGGTGGATCGTGAGGGTCTGGTCCGATCCGTCCGGGAGCTGGAGGGTTTCGAAGGACAGCGTCAGGGCGCCGACCAGCGGGTGGTGGAGACGGGTGGCGCCGTGGTGGTGTTCCTTGACGTCGTGGCGTGACCAGAGGCGGCGGAAGTCCTCGCTCCTGGTGGAGAGTTCGGTCACCAGTGACAGCAGCCGCGGGTCGTCCGGACGGCAGGCGGCGTGTACGCGCAGGGCTCCCACCGCGCCCGCGGCCCGGATCTCCCAGTCGTCGAACAGCCGGCGGGAGTCGGGCGACAGGAACAGCATCCGCGCCCAGTTCCGTTCCCTCGGGGGCAGTTGGTCCCAGTCGCCGAAGAGGGCCGCCGCCGTGCGGTTCCACGCCAGGAGGTCGGAGCGCCGGCCCGTGACGTACGCCGGTACGCCGTCCAGGGACCTCAGCATCTCCCGCAGCGCCGGGCGCACCCGCTCCCGCGCGGGCGGCGGCAGGGTGCGTCTGGTCGTGTGATGGCACTTGGCGAGCCGGGTGAGGTGGTCGTGCTCGGCGTCCGTCAGCCGCAGGGCGCGGGAGAGCGCGCCCAGGACCTCCGCCGACACGTTGTGGCCCCTGCCCTGTTCGAGACGGGTGAGATACGCGACCGACACCCCGGCGAGCTGCGCCAGCTCCTCGCGCCGCAGGCCGGGGACGCGCCGGTACCGCCCGTACGGCGGCAGGCCCACGTCCTGCGGACTCAGCCGCCCCCGGCGGGTGCGCAGGAACGCGCCGATCTCGGCGTGGGGGTCGAACACCCGACCGTCGCCGTCCGTCTCCACCGCCGTCTCCACCGCCCTCTCCGCCGCCGTCTCCGGAGCGTTCATAGCTCCCGACGGTACGCGCACGGCGCGAGCCGTGGCTGTCCCTGTCGGTAGCAGGAACAGGCGGCGCACGTACGACAGGGGACTGGCCGGTCCCCGGCCCGCCGGTGAGGCTCGCGGCATCCATCAGCAGCCGTGAGGGGACACGCCCATGTCAGAGAGCCCGGCCACGAGTGAACAACCGCCACCGGAGGTCTCCCGGCGCCTGCCCGCCCGGCTGTGGATCTCCCTCATGATCTTCAGCGGGGTGATCCTCCTCGACGGGCTCGACATCTCGATGATCGTCGTCGCCGTTCCCGAGATCCAGCACGAGCTGGGCATGACCACCGCCACCGCGCAGTGGCTGGTCAGCGCGTACATCCTGGCGTTCGGCAGCTTCCTGCTGCTGGGTGGGCGGGTCGCCGACCTGTTCGGCAGGCGGCGGGTGCTGGTGGTCTCGATGGCCGCGTTCGCCGTCGTGTCGCTGTTCGGCGCGCTCGTCGACGACGGGACGCTGCTCATCGTCTCGCGCTTCGTCAAGGGGATGGCCGCGGGCTTCGCCGCGCCGGCCGCCATGTCGCTGCTCACCACGACCTTCCGCGAAGGCCCCGAGCGCAACAGGGCGTTCGGGATCTTCAACGTCTTCGAAGCGTCCGGATACTCCTCCGGGCTGCTGGTCGGCGGTCTGCTCGCCGGGCTGAACTGGCGGTCAGTCTTCATCCTGCCGATCCCGCTCTCCGTACTGCTGCTGATCGGCGCGCTGCGCTTCCTGCCACCGGACCCGCCCCGTACGGCGCGCCCGCGGCTGGACATCGGCGGCGCAGTCACCCTTCTCGCGGGCATGCTGCTGCTCGTCTTCACGGTGGTCTCGGCGGCGGACGCCGGCTGGTCGTCGTGGCGGACGCTCGGCGGGATCGCCCTGTCCGGGCTGCTGCTCGCCGGGTTCGTCGCGATCGAGCGCACGGTGCGGGAGCCGCTGATCCGGTTGGGCATCTTCCGTAACCGGGGTCTGGTGGCCGCCAACATCAGCATCGCCCTGCTGTACGGGGGCGCCATGGGCTTCCAGTTCGTGCTGGCCCTGTACCTGCAGGATCTTCAGGGCTGGCGGCCGTGGCAGATGGCGCTGGTCCTGCTGCCCGCCGGGCTCATGGTGGTCGTCATCGGGCCCAAGCTCGGCGCGCTGATGAACAGGTTCGGCGTGCGCAGGGTGCTGATGGTGGGGCTGGTGGCCTTTCTGCCCTGCTATCTGCTCCTTCTGCGCATCGGTTCGGAGCCGGACCTGTGGACGGTCCTGCTGCCCGCCTCGCTGCTCTGGGGTGTGGGCTTCGCGCTCAGCATCGCGACGCTGATGGTCGCGGGCACCAGCGGGGTCCCCGACGAGGAGCAGGGGCTCGCCGCGGGCATGCTCAACAGCTCGCTCCAGGTCGGCGGAGCCGTCGGCCTCGCCGTCGTCACAGCCGCGATCATGCCAGGCGACGAGCTGTCCACGCTCCGGCCGGGATTGGTGGTCATCCTTGCGTTCGGGGTCCTGACGGTCCTGGCGCAGCTGCCCCGGAAGCGGAACTGACCTCGGGAAAGGGTCGCGGGAGGCCGGAGCGGCGGTACAGCGGCGGACCGGATCCTCCGCTTCCGCGGCCCCTGTCTCTCAACTGCGCTAATAGTGAGGGCTGTTGACTAACCGTCGATCCTCTGGCCAGGGTTCTGCTGGACAGCGGCGCGTACTCGGAGTGATCATGTCTCTGCCGAGACGCCAGAATTGGCATTTGCGACCGTGCGTACGACACCGTGAGGATGAGTCAGCTGGATGGAATTTCCGCTTCGACTATCTGACCGCACCGTTCTGGCTGCCCGAGGAAGGCTCGGCTCGTGACCCTTGAGGAGAACGAGTATCCGGTCGATCGCCGGCTCGATCACCCCGCCGACGGCCCCGCCGACCAGGTGGTCGACAGACCCTCCGATCAGCCCACCGACCCCCCGGGCGGTCGGCCCGCCGGCCACCTGGTCGGCCACTCTGCCGATCACCCGGTCGAGAAGGCGGCCCCGAAGACCACCGACCAGTCCGTCGAGCGAACCGCGGACCGGTCCGCCGGCCCCTCCGAACAGCGCCCGCCGACCCTGCTGCGGGTGCTGCTGGAACGACTCAACTGGGCCAAGTTCGCCGTCTTCGACGTGCAGTTCAGCCTGGCCGCGCGCCGGGCCGCGAAGGAGTACGGCAACAGCCGCGTCGGCAACGTC
Proteins encoded in this window:
- a CDS encoding phosphoribosyltransferase family protein, whose amino-acid sequence is MLFMDRRDAGRRLAGSLGHLGGTGIVVLGLPRGGVPVAAAVAEALDAPLDVCLVRKLGVPFHQELGMGAIGEGGVRVINDEVVRMTGVTEDELAGVEAHERQVLESRARRYRGGRAPIGLEGRTVLVVDDGVATGSTARAACRIARARGAERIVLAVPVAPRNWTERMGSDADELVCPHTPRDFYAIGQFYVDFAQTDDDEVVACLAEAGDRPADGRRAGSGPVDMAGGDRQAYRPGGGEVGGEMGREAYIRIGGATLRGRLTVPEGAAGVVVFAHGSGSSRHSPRNRFVATGLNRAGLGTLLFDLLTEEEEADRANVFDTGLLAGRLTDATGWLRGQPECEGPAVGYFGASTGAGAALWSAAEPDARIAAVVSRGGRPDLAGPRLPEVTAPTLLVVGGDDLQVIDLNRAARSRLHCENRLAVVPGATHLFEETGALERVTELAGDWFTDHMTPAAHTAAGF
- a CDS encoding helix-turn-helix transcriptional regulator, which codes for MNAPETAAERAVETAVETDGDGRVFDPHAEIGAFLRTRRGRLSPQDVGLPPYGRYRRVPGLRREELAQLAGVSVAYLTRLEQGRGHNVSAEVLGALSRALRLTDAEHDHLTRLAKCHHTTRRTLPPPARERVRPALREMLRSLDGVPAYVTGRRSDLLAWNRTAAALFGDWDQLPPRERNWARMLFLSPDSRRLFDDWEIRAAGAVGALRVHAACRPDDPRLLSLVTELSTRSEDFRRLWSRHDVKEHHHGATRLHHPLVGALTLSFETLQLPDGSDQTLTIHHALPGSSASENLRLLTSWGPPTVAAAAPER
- a CDS encoding MFS transporter, with product MSESPATSEQPPPEVSRRLPARLWISLMIFSGVILLDGLDISMIVVAVPEIQHELGMTTATAQWLVSAYILAFGSFLLLGGRVADLFGRRRVLVVSMAAFAVVSLFGALVDDGTLLIVSRFVKGMAAGFAAPAAMSLLTTTFREGPERNRAFGIFNVFEASGYSSGLLVGGLLAGLNWRSVFILPIPLSVLLLIGALRFLPPDPPRTARPRLDIGGAVTLLAGMLLLVFTVVSAADAGWSSWRTLGGIALSGLLLAGFVAIERTVREPLIRLGIFRNRGLVAANISIALLYGGAMGFQFVLALYLQDLQGWRPWQMALVLLPAGLMVVVIGPKLGALMNRFGVRRVLMVGLVAFLPCYLLLLRIGSEPDLWTVLLPASLLWGVGFALSIATLMVAGTSGVPDEEQGLAAGMLNSSLQVGGAVGLAVVTAAIMPGDELSTLRPGLVVILAFGVLTVLAQLPRKRN